One genomic window of Paramormyrops kingsleyae isolate MSU_618 chromosome 20, PKINGS_0.4, whole genome shotgun sequence includes the following:
- the opn4b gene encoding opsin 4b produces MSVPRARYPYPTVDVPDHAHYTIASVILAVGITGMVGNFLVMYAFCRSRSLRTPANMFIINLAIADFLMCITQTPIFFITSMHKRWIFGETACELYAFCGALFGICSMITLTVIAVDRYVVITRPLASIGVLSHRRALLILAATWGYSLGWSLPPFFGWSAYVPEGLLTSCTWDYMTFTPSVRAYTMLLFIFVFFIPLFIIMYCYAFIFRSIRETNKAVNEINKESKNDSMKKFQRMKSDWKMAKIALILILLYVVSWSPYSCVALTAFAGYADMLTPYMNSVPAVIAKASAIHNPIIYAITHPKYRSALARYIPCLGVLLCVPAHQRFVSSSFMSARRSTVISQSSVLNNPLHRSIKSRLSSASDESVLNMDAKSDLSSPGSRSASRQVSSEITMDTAELLPIYYSSSIKAKKSQDSTVFEKAGVVQEGVGFNAAVDRIPSIFVTSESSHALPGSDGPAVSRSSPHRGPAPPLPGSGLQVQPSPRPSPTLPAKEQHLTL; encoded by the exons ATGTCGGTGCCCCGGGCCCGGTACCCTTACCCCACGGTGGATGTGCCGGACCACGCTCACTACACCATTGCATCAGTTATCCTGGCTGTGGGGATCACCGGAATGGTGGGGAATTTCCTGGTCATGTACGCCTTCTGCAG GAGCAGGAGTCTCAGGACACCAGCCAACATGTTCATCATCAACCTGGCCATCGCAGACTTCCTCATGTGCATCACCCAGACGCCCATCTTCTTCATCACCAGCATGCATAAGAGGTGGATCTTCGGGGAGACGG CGTGTGAGCTCTACGCCTTCTGTGGGGCCCTGTTCGGGATCTGCTCCATGATCACGCTCACGGTGATCGCCGTGGACCGCTACGTCGTGATCACGCGTCCACTGGCCTCCATCGGGGTGCTGTCTCACCGCCGCGCGCTCCTCATCCTCGCCGCCACCTGGGGCTACTCCCTCGGCTGGAGTCTGCCGCCCTTTTTCGGCTGGA GTGCCTACGTCCCCGAGGGCCTGCTGACCTCCTGCACCTGGGATTACATGACTTTCACCCCCTCGGTGCGGGCCTACACCATGCTGCTCTTCATCTTTGTCTTCTTCATCCCGCTCTTCATCATCATGTACTGCTACGCCTTCATCTTCCGCTCCATCCGGGAGACAAACAA GGCCGTGAACGAAATCAACAAGGAGAGCAAAAACGACTCCATGAAGAAGTTCCAGCGCATGAAGAGCGACTGGAAGATGGCCAAGATTGCGCTCATCCTCATCCTGCTCTACGTCGTGTCCTGGTCTCCGTACTCCTGCGTGGCCTTGACAGCGTTTGCGGG GTACGCCGACATGCTGACGCCGTACATGAACTCGGTGCCCGCCGTCATCGCCAAAGCTTCGGCCATCCACAACCCCATCATCTACGCCATCACGCACCCCAAGTACAG GTCCGCCCTTGCCAGATACATCCCCTGCCTGGGTGTCCTGCTCTGTGTCCCGGCCCATCAGCGCTTCGTCAGCAGCAGCTTCATGTCCGCCCGTCGATCCACGGTCATCAGCCAGTCGTCGGTGCTCAACAACCCCCTGCACCGCAGCATCAAGTCCCGTCTCTCCTCAGCGTCCGACGAGTCCGTAC TAAACATGGATGCCAAAAGTGACCTCAGCAGCCCGGGCTCGCGGTCCGCCAGTCGCCAGGTGTCGAGTGAGATCACCATGGACACCGCTGAGTTGCTGCCCATCTACTACTCCAGCTCCATCAAGGCCAAGAAGAGCCAGGACTCAACTGTTTTTGAGAAG GCCGGTGTTGTACAGGAAGGGGTGGGATTTAATGCAGCCGTTGATCGGATCCCCAGCATCTTCGTCACGTCAGAGTCCAGCCACGCCCTTCCCGGGTCAGATGGTCCGGCCGTTTCCAGGTCCAGCCCTCACCGAgggccagccccccccctccctgggtCAGGTCTCCAGGTCCAGCCCTCACCAAGGCCCAGCCCCACCCTCCCAGCCAAAGAACAGCATCTAACTTTGTGA